DNA from Toxoplasma gondii ME49 chromosome X, whole genome shotgun sequence:
CTCCCCCGAAGACCCGTTCCACGCGGAAACCGCGTCTGCACCCGGAACAAAACATCGCGGCTCCACGCCTGCGCGAGGAACCGATCCGCGGGCAGCCAACGTGTCTGGAAATCCGCCGCTCTGCGCTCGCGAAACTGAAGGAACATGTGCAAGGCCGCTGCAGCCGGGACCgccaggtgtatgtacactcggGAACGCCCGTCGTTCGCCAGATATATTTTCTGCGGGGAACGTTTCCGAAGCGCTGGATCCCCCCGAGACGAGAGTGCACGGTGAAGGCAGTCTGACTAACAGCGGTCCTCTCTCATGGGAAGGCGCCAGCGGGCGAACGGGTCGCGCCACTCTGCTTTCGGCCGCGGGCAGACTCGCGGCTTCCCGCTCCGCGAGTTCGTGGAGTCTTGCGCGACTTTGGCGTCCCGATTCCCCGGAGTTCGCTGCCGAAGAAAAATCCTGCGAAACAGCACGCTGCTTCGGAGATCCTCCGGATGGTAAAGGCGGTCCCGCACCCTGCAACACTGCGGCAAAACCGTACGGCATCGGGGGGATAGCAGACCCGTTCTTTTCTACAGATGCCGCCGGCACAGTTGCCTGAGTTCCCTGTCCGCTCGAAGGCGCCGTCAACGCTGGGCCGAGACTGCGCCGGCGCTGCGTCGGATTCCAGACAAGCTCCTGCTGCGAAggaggcgcatgcgcacCGCCAAGACTCTGTGCCTGGTAGCGTCTGTCGAGTTTCCGGTTGTAGGTTTCTTGAATCAATCTCAACAGCTTTGCGTCGACGCACCCGTCCGGTCGAGTCGCCTGCACAACCTGGAAGTGCCGTTGGACGCCTTCTGCGGGTCTCAGGTCGTCAAGCTCCTCTCGCTTCACAGTCTGCGCCTCCTGGGCGTCACCTCTGACAGACGCACCCTTGAGGGATTCCCCTGTCTTGGTACCGCATGGACTCTGGAGCTCGGAGAACGCCGGCACCGAGGCCGCGGGGCGGTCCCGACCCCCCTGTCGCCCTGCGCCTCCAGGCGGCGCTCCAGGCCCGCACGCAACCGTCACTCCTGTCGGTTGGGTCGCGAGACTGGAAGAAAGATACGAATGGggagcagacgaggaaaatCCAGAAAACGCCACAGCCGGGAAAGGAACTGTCGGCTGGTCagcgcaggagacagcgccaGCGGCAACGCcctgcggcgtctctcccgcgcgACTCGAGCCGACTCCGGCAACGCCGTCAGTCGAGAAAGAACATGAACCCCCCCACATCGAGTCGCCTGACCCCTCAGCTCCTTGGTCTCCGGCTCCTTGTCCAGACTGCGCCCAaaaaacgggagaagaacatgACGTCGCCTGGCTGTACTGCACATGGCTCAGAGCTCTCGAATGTTCTTCCCCGCTTCCTCGTCCCTGAGACGAAGAGTTTCTTCCACCCAGCGACGCAGCAGGAAGCGGCGGTGCCTTCTTGAGGTCCTCCTCCCTGCGCTCTTGACCGGCCCAGGCCTTTACCTCCCCGCTCCTGAGACAGTGGGCCTCAACTGCGAACGACGCAGGCATGGACACCAGGTCAGGGAAAGGCGGGAGGCCGAATCTCCTCGTCGGCTTCGTTCCTTCCTGCCTCTGTGCCTCCTCCTTGCCGCGAGGCCCCAGCGGTCCCCCCGCGCCCCAGCCGGGCAGGGCGCTCCACGGCTCGCCAGATCCCGTGGGGCCTGTTGACCCGCAGAGGGCATCCACGGGGGCTGCGCATGGCGACGCAtgcgaaggcggcgacgcCTGGACGTATCCTGTGCCTGCAGAGGTCCTCCCTTCTCGTGGAGGCTCCCAGACGCCCCAACCTGCAGGCAAGCTGATGCGTCCACCGGCCGCAAATCGTTCACTGCCACTCCAGAGAGAAGTTCCATGGCCAGTGGCAACACAAGCCCCATCAGACCGGTCGACAGAAACCAGgttctgtcgcgtctccacCGCTTCCTCGGAGGTCGCGGAAGCTTCCGGACCCCCCAGGCCCCCGTTGGGCTCTTCCTGCTTGCGAGCAGCGTTGGCGCCTCCTGTCCACCCGTCCACCAAGGATTTGTACAGGAGCGAAGGCCACCGCGTGGgcgacgagagcgacgactctcctttcctctccgatGTTTCCTGCGCCGCTCTTTCTCCCGCCGGCTCCGACACAGCTGCACCACTGGCTGCGGCTGCAGAACCTGAGAGGTGGGCCTCACCGTCTTGACAGGCTGCAGGCGCGTCGCCCTGTCGTCCTCCTCCTGGCGAGGGACTTGATTCAGCCTCTGGCGcctggagaagagcggcCGGAGGCTTGGGCGCAGAGCCACGGGCCCCCGCCTCCCcgctgtctgcatgcgttttggGAAGGACTCTACACTTCTGAAGAGCCTCGAGGCCGCCGGAGACACTATTTCCCTGAATTGTCGGACTCTCGAGCATCGCACAAAAGTGCGTCTCTCCGACCGGCTCTgctgaagacgaggaggaagacgaggagggagaagttGCCAACGCTGGAGCAACGGAACACGAACCCATAGACGAGGATGAGGACGCTGACGAAGTTGAATAAGACGAAgctgaaggaagagaagaagaggaggaagctgACGGAAGGGATGAGttggaagtggaagaagaagaagcagaagaagttgaagaagcttcaggagaagaagaggaaacacgTGGAAATGGAGGAGGGGCGGCCATTCCTGAAACGGAACGGCCAAACGGCCACAGCCATGCGAGAGGAGATGCGCCCTCGTGcgtcgcatgcgtttctcctttgcttgaactctcttcgctgctctgctcttcctggggttctctctcgcgttcacCGTCCGTCTCCGCTAAACCAGGCATCCCTGTGTTCACCGCCGCGGCGTCGAGATTTCCGGAAGGCGCAGCTGCGCGTgcctcgtctttctgctcccctcgctctccgacaactccttcttcttttacCTCGAtatctccctcttctctctcttctccctctctcccggCGCGTTCGGGCGCTTGAGGCTGAAGCCCTTGGCCCTCAGAGGCTTCACCCAGAGATCCACTTTCCTCTGAGAAACGTCGTGAAGGGACTCGCTCCAAAGAGGACAACAACatgctctcctcctcgccctcgGCGACCGGCTCGTCTCCGCCGTGAGGCTCCAAAAGCTCCGCCCACTGGACCCCGTCGTCGCTTCGTTCCTCGgcgttttcgccttcttctgtcggcAAAGACTCTCCAGTGCAaagcgtctctgtgtgtgtgcttgTCTCTCCCGGAACCGCGCCCTCACCAGCACCACGGATTTCGCGCCGCGCGCCGAATAACTGCACAAGGAAAGACAGCGCCGAGTCCGTCGGATTGGGAGACTGAGGCGCGGCTTCGGGCCCGTTGGGCTCCAACGCGCCGCCGGAGGGAGACGGTTCGCCCTTCGCCTCACTTGGCGCGGCTGCAGCCGTCTCCACAAAACTTCCAGGGTCTTCTGGACTTCgccgaaagagagacaacaagCCGCCCTCTCcggccttcttcccctgagacacagacggagaagacgtcGAGGCAAATGGCGCAGCCGGTTTGGGGATTGAAGGACTGGCTTTCAGGTGAGACGTCTTGTGTTCCTTTTCGGCCTTCTGCGCGCCGACACCGTCGcggcctttctctgtcgcgagcagcgaggctctgccttctcgaCCTTTGCGACAACGCCGCCTGAGAAGCGGTCCCGTGCGGCCaggacacacagagacagtcCCTGCACTCGGTGTGGGGaacgaggaggcagacgaggacgcattcgccttctcttcagaCCCCGCTCGACGCATGAGAAGAACAGGGTGCAGCGCAACTCGCGAGCTACCACCCTCTGAAGGCCCGCATGCAATAACCTGTACTTCAGTCGATccaaacgcagagacagagacagggagactCGGAGGCGCGAAACGACTTCCATCCTCAGACTCCCCGCGACTCAAACTCGAGGGtacagaagaagatgaagacgacgatgaagacgacgaagacgatgaagacgacgaagacgatgaagacgaagatgaagacgacgaagatgaagaagatgaagaagaagacgacgaagacgaagaagaaggtgggGTCGAGCAGGGTTCGATAGGGTCATTCGTCCCTGGAACGCAAGTGTCGTCATGGAGATCGGTGTCATCGCGCTTCAGTCCGAACAAGGAAGCAGCGGACGACGAGCGCGGAGACTCGAAGTCGGACGTTGTCTCGGCCTTTCcggattcttcttctcgttggTCTAGCCCCGCATGCGTACTGGATTCGCCGAAGATACCCAGGCCGACGttggagaagagcgaggcgaaaAATCCCCCGGTCTGCGCTTCCCTCGCTCCTTCGCAGCTCTCTGGGGTATGCAgatctctcctttcgtctcgcttctcgccgacCGCCAAACTCGCCGTTCCCGCGTCTTCTTTACCatcgcttccttctgtctctttccagtCTTCAACTGCCTCTGTTTCCGTTCTCTGGACctcctcccgcttctccgCGCCCTCAGGGATGTCGTGGAATGTCGCGCCAAGAACCAAGTCTTCCCCGCGAACCGCTGGCGCCTCTGAAGTCGCCCCGCAGTCACCCAGAGAGGGGTCTGCAGGAAATCCTTCGTTTTTCGGCGTCCCGTAGCAACTCTGGGGCTCTTCCAAAAGCTGCGCCGACGGCGTGGAATCTCccttgtctccgtcttcatCCGACCTTAAggcagactgcatgcagtccgtCGTAGCCGCGACCCGCGGGTCGCGAGCTCCTTCCAGATTCTTCGCCCACACGAGagagtgtctctctctttctctagTTCTATCGACCGTCGCCGTTTGCCCTTCTTGTACcacctcttcgcttccttctcccctggGCTGTCTTAATCCCGCAACACAGTCCTCAGGAGGCGACGGCTCCGAACTCTCCCCGGCATTCACAGTCTCCGGGGCAGCGTCTGCGGGATCGCGAACCTCCTTGGATAACTCCGCATTCGCATAGGGTCCAGGGAGGGGACTGGTTTCCAGAGTGTCGGAGCGACAGGGGCGAGGGTCTTGCAGGAAGGGTCCTGTGGCCTCGGAATCTCCGCCGCGGCGAGTCTGTGCGGGGAGCTGGGGCTCTCCATCTCTAACGCCGGAGGCGAAGTGCAAGCTCCTCGACGCGTCCCCAACGCGTAGCTCCGCAGAGCCTCCTGAGCCTCTGGGTGACGGCAGAGAGGGCTGGTGAGGCCATGCGACttgggagaagagagagtcgTGGTTTCCGCGAAACGCTTGAGGCTCCGCTGTCGGGTGATGCGTAAAAACGTCGAGATTCGGAGCGCACTGGCCCGTCGTCGCGGGGCTGCATGTGACGTGAGCCGCGAGCTCCGCCTCAAGCTTCCCGCGGTCCATCGACTGAGACCCATGGATCGCCTGTCGGCCGATCTTGAAGCGGTGGAGTCGGCTGCAGGTGCCTTTTTTGCGTCCGTTGGTGGGCTGCGGCTTCCGAAAAAACGGGATGAACTTGAGGAGATTCGAGAGCACGTTCGCCTTGCGCTTTCCGTTCGCGACCTCAATCGCCTCGCGCAACTCCTGGTGGGACGCCGGCCGGCTGCGACTCGAGGCGCAGAACTTCTTGAAGAAGGGATGTTGGAGCAGCTCCGTGGCCGTACCTCGCTCCTCGCTGTTCTTCCGCAGACAGCGttcgacgaagaaacaaaacgTTTTCTCGTACCCCTCGTTCAAGTTGATTCGCGGCGGCGAACCCTCCAAAATCGTCCCCAAGAGGTCCtccagacgcatgcgccggGGCCAGGGCAGCGAGCCAACCGCCACCTCGTACGCCGTGATCCCGAGAGCCCAGAGATCCACGCGAAAGTCGTACCCTTCGCTCGCGCCGAAGCCGGGAGACTTTAGCGACTTGCGCGTCTGCTCCAAACTCGATGGACCTGGCAAGTCTCTGGAGCTTTCTTGCTTCCGACGCCCCATCTCCACCCCCAGACGCGCCAGCTCAGGCGCCATCCACTGGGGAGTCCCCACAAACTCCGTACACAGTGAATCTGCACACAAGACAAGCGAGCAGAACGACCTGCGCGTCACACAAAATCCTCCAGATGCGTCCGGAACCGAGAAACTCATTCATCGGTTGTCACAACTGAGAACTCCTCTCAGGAGATCTGTGTTCACAAACAAGCGACTCTTCTCTTAAGCGTCTCCTTCCCAACGGGTGCTGTTCGAGCTGCGAAGGGATTGTGTGCAAAATGAAAAACTTCTCAAAAAACGCGGGAGTCTCAGAGGGAACTTCGACAGACGAGGACTGAACTGGAGGCACACCGGACTAGACGGCGTTGTAGGAAAACCGACTTTCGAACACTGTTTCTGCAGCCTCGTCTCGTCACCAAGAACTCTCACATTCGGCACGACCCCACGCAGTCTCGCCTGGGATTGAAaagtctcccttctctcgttttctggcTTAGCAGATTGGCCTTGGGAATACTGCTCTAACATCTTCGAAAACATAAGAGCACTCCAAGCAGCGTATCCACGATGTTCAATCCCCCAACCccattcttctcttctccgccacTTCACTCACCTGTAATGTCCGCACAGACGCCGAAGTCGATGAGCTTGGCTCGGCCTTCTGCGGAAATGAGGATGTTGGAAGCCTTTAAATCGCGGTGCATGCGACGGGGCTGTTTCGCCGCGCGCGCGGCTTCTGCAGAAGgtccgtctcctgtctcctcggcttccGGCCTCGCGCCcacctcttctgcgttcttgtgtttcccttcgtttctcgctccTGCAGCTTCCGCTTCGCCGCCGTTGTGCAGATACTTTAGCGCCTTGAGAACATCCCTGAAAACGCAGGGAGCGCGGCGAAGCGCAGCCGAAAAAAGTGAAGTCTCGCAGCTTGAACAAACACAGAGGGCCGCCCTTTGAGGTTCCCAGCAAATAAAACGCGTTATCACTGCCGGGCACTGCAGTAAATAGAATTCAGGAGTATTCTCTTCGCTGTGTTAACGTTTATGCGACACCGTTTTCGAAAAAGTTAACTATGTGAATAAGCATCATCAACCAGTGAAGGGATTCGAACCCACAACTTTCTGATGACAAATCAGCAGCTCCACGCAAAACAGTGAAGCAATGAActccgaaaaaaagaagagagacctTTACACCGAAGAGTCCATCATTCGTGGCACTCCACGCATGCACCTGAATATCTTGTTCCGTTAATATCGGCCCCACACACGCAGAAAGCATCTCTCGATAAACCCTTTCAAAATTCTTGGAAATCTAAAGAATTTCTCGTGATTCACTTCCTGAGAGAAAAATGCAGGTCCCTCAAAAAGTTAGTCATGGATGAGCATTTGCTCCCTCTTAGAAAAACCAAGAATTCGAAGCTACATAGGAAACACAAAAGGTTTTTTTTCTTACCCTTCGACGATCGATCTTCACGAACTCGCCCCAACAGATGGAAATAAACGCAAAGTCTTCACAGCTAAAGCGTTTAACACGAATTTGCGAAAGCCAAAGCAGCATTTCTGCGCAAAAAACTTGCCGCCTCCCGTCTacgcagaaacagaagactcatttcttccttctccgtgcCTACACTTCCCAGAGTGTCTCCAGTCTCAAGAACGGGCAGCGGGTCAGTGAACTCTGGATAGGACACTGCGGCGAGGCTGCACACACTGGAGGAAGCAACTCAGTTCGCGTTCCCTTGAGCCGCGAGTGCGTACCGTCTCCACTGTTAAAGGGGAATACTCCCCATGCTCTCTGTGAAATGGCAACTCGCTTACTGTAGAAGAGCCGCGATGAGGGGCTCTGGAAGCGGCCCTGCCGAGGCGTACAAGTCGCGCAGAGATCCGCCAGGCAGGAGCTCcatggagaagacgaggtaGCAGGGAGGCCACTGAAAGGCTTCATACA
Protein-coding regions in this window:
- a CDS encoding STE kinase (encoded by transcript TGME49_225960), whose product is MPNEHPSSATSGRQCPQNWAPEENALLGSSGKSAFFASSSSSSTALTSHVPRHYSSHGRPPRSTTRVDSLGFQAGEPRLSSSTLEKSGVTTLNAPSDTSEISVKSKVAPGHGGLSQTSSSPPECFPTAVFPLATPLLLPTGLPFLQDAADSGFPAGFQRSVPTGPQAVISAVRPTSRSAAFYAQSRDISPGTLQFTYHLPHSSLQSRSTEGLPHTRQKVPVRRFSGQSCGVNEAASDKHSNRSVSPGSPSTVNQRYSSCPLSRQTKSLHPSPRSPQVVAEFCSKTGSSFSIPQERSESSGAGRRMRFEHLPPSTAAPSSPRRSLHLPPLPVSRDQALTSPLESATLTYPRTCGERSKNEALPRNSRQATSLHAPQLPGRAERKAGGRDWGVLELPKLQVATPRAKSGSAAEETGLSFCESSRGQSPFRTHTPGTESLPGDARSSAPAQGENLVPAWQNESLEERASGHRSEDPVPRAGGKEPSPLWGVQGGLRPRSRSGASLTSSDPLLGSAQTEAFAHRGFVSLGPAVRNAALVESEEQRLALERACQSQDNAVAESSLSTSSRASQSTAPSDSRLILQAYAEGLTPSPWFAAPSPWSPEAGAGRALSAYSPSPAWSLPPIPPTAIWHAPPSGVADLQGVSGSLPAPRRPPGSLGPHPKSGRPPEFRGVSPACAAESPNSCDSCGAAADRRGGASRADRGQDAEREEAAAVGAQREGTGLSAGLPPSRPAVASAGLSTGERKRRDIARRGPSGETDLERVESFESIDSTNFAPVSEGSQSREKADNGHQAGTTSASSGWASTEEQEMTNKPQTDPGGRGAAVLDYNLDSRPAVDSRLVSDWIRASDSRLVSDSRLVSDSRPVSDSVSLRVRESRGGHRVQVDTEVERLERSEKGERHAVTSGLPLSVGAEGKQRLASAAEPVGALSGTVVGCVERMETKEEDRRSPLEPSSRMDAGSGSLPLSSPPPKAAARGTGGVGAPPTPSKESSIRYTYASSSRASRGDASSASQSPHASPERLRGKGLAGVVCAAPPQRERRRDLRAATPLQRSLVVSSPSRSMFSFASPQGAVSVSVVKSRRSRSRVQSAGGEKKPGDSSGRGRRGPRREQEGNRSASGHALHLSTLGGFSPRSAGSPRAEGPLRLSASGQYPASTPLQRAEKKGEDVDNLIFWSPPPHQVSPHFPQNSGWGGTSPPPRVFSPCFPVSFLPVSGSATSSPPLSASPHRAFEPSSPLPSLVFLSPRHTQSTPPTPASLVSPPRSLPLQQAASSDLAASPAHSRVLRSSGVGLAPPSLAQLEDVLGLRTKDTASLPFAATPESPAALPHRMQVATLGAADLGRTAFPWERDLRGPAPHEAAGLDPAASLASGASEVLPRSTASAGVSGLNAPKKKDPQALHHAAVIACVSRLVESFPPSSELHNGYGPLTIPPHWLATYAPTSRDMQKYAAEFQQTRIASASVHRETNGSEHGDGHREQEDQAEGKEGRKEAEGVDFAGGGSATVGEEGCERAPGLSDGSGEVRIEKRLEEWVRLGGNLGEFERIFDLQLPAVSFAAPSAVYVVEELVGKGAHGAVFKCTRYRKAARPEEKTGGSFLGAFGKKVSEAREKKAEETRPGVERPEGARQVSDGDERDGAEEDVEEDEVALKIIDLDGALQLQGATDKEARVNYLNQVMREVDVLKQCNHEGIVKMYEAFQWPPCYLVFSMELLPGGSLRDLYASAGPLPEPLIAALLQDVLKALKYLHNGGEAEAAGARNEGKHKNAEEVGARPEAEETGDGPSAEAARAAKQPRRMHRDLKASNILISAEGRAKLIDFGVCADITDSLCTEFVGTPQWMAPELARLGVEMGRRKQESSRDLPGPSSLEQTRKSLKSPGFGASEGYDFRVDLWALGITAYEVAVGSLPWPRRMRLEDLLGTILEGSPPRINLNEGYEKTFCFFVERCLRKNSEERGTATELLQHPFFKKFCASSRSRPASHQELREAIEVANGKRKANVLSNLLKFIPFFRKPQPTNGRKKGTCSRLHRFKIGRQAIHGSQSMDRGKLEAELAAHVTCSPATTGQCAPNLDVFTHHPTAEPQAFRGNHDSLFSQVAWPHQPSLPSPRGSGGSAELRVGDASRSLHFASGVRDGEPQLPAQTRRGGDSEATGPFLQDPRPCRSDTLETSPLPGPYANAELSKEVRDPADAAPETVNAGESSEPSPPEDCVAGLRQPRGEGSEEVVQEGQTATVDRTRERERHSLVWAKNLEGARDPRVAATTDCMQSALRSDEDGDKGDSTPSAQLLEEPQSCYGTPKNEGFPADPSLGDCGATSEAPAVRGEDLVLGATFHDIPEGAEKREEVQRTETEAVEDWKETEGSDGKEDAGTASLAVGEKRDERRDLHTPESCEGAREAQTGGFFASLFSNVGLGIFGESSTHAGLDQREEESGKAETTSDFESPRSSSAASLFGLKRDDTDLHDDTCVPGTNDPIEPCSTPPSSSSSSSSSSSSSSSSSSSSSSSSSSSSSSSSSSSSSSSSSVPSSLSRGESEDGSRFAPPSLPVSVSAFGSTEVQVIACGPSEGGSSRVALHPVLLMRRAGSEEKANASSSASSFPTPSAGTVSVCPGRTGPLLRRRCRKGREGRASLLATEKGRDGVGAQKAEKEHKTSHLKASPSIPKPAAPFASTSSPSVSQGKKAGEGGLLSLFRRSPEDPGSFVETAAAAPSEAKGEPSPSGGALEPNGPEAAPQSPNPTDSALSFLVQLFGARREIRGAGEGAVPGETSTHTETLCTGESLPTEEGENAEERSDDGVQWAELLEPHGGDEPVAEGEEESMLLSSLERVPSRRFSEESGSLGEASEGQGLQPQAPERAGREGEEREEGDIEVKEEGVVGERGEQKDEARAAAPSGNLDAAAVNTGMPGLAETDGEREREPQEEQSSEESSSKGETHATHEGASPLAWLWPFGRSVSGMAAPPPFPRVSSSSPEASSTSSASSSSTSNSSLPSASSSSSLPSASSYSTSSASSSSSMGSCSVAPALATSPSSSSSSSSAEPVGETHFCAMLESPTIQGNSVSGGLEALQKCRVLPKTHADSGEAGARGSAPKPPAALLQAPEAESSPSPGGGRQGDAPAACQDGEAHLSGSAAAASGAAVSEPAGERAAQETSERKGESSLSSPTRWPSLLYKSLVDGWTGGANAARKQEEPNGGLGGPEASATSEEAVETRQNLVSVDRSDGACVATGHGTSLWSGSERFAAGGRISLPAGWGVWEPPREGRTSAGTGYVQASPPSHASPCAAPVDALCGSTGPTGSGEPWSALPGWGAGGPLGPRGKEEAQRQEGTKPTRRFGLPPFPDLVSMPASFAVEAHCLRSGEVKAWAGQERREEDLKKAPPLPAASLGGRNSSSQGRGSGEEHSRALSHVQYSQATSCSSPVFWAQSGQGAGDQGAEGSGDSMWGGSCSFSTDGVAGVGSSRAGETPQGVAAGAVSCADQPTVPFPAVAFSGFSSSAPHSYLSSSLATQPTGVTVACGPGAPPGGAGRQGGRDRPAASVPAFSELQSPCGTKTGESLKGASVRGDAQEAQTVKREELDDLRPAEGVQRHFQVVQATRPDGCVDAKLLRLIQETYNRKLDRRYQAQSLGGAHAPPSQQELVWNPTQRRRSLGPALTAPSSGQGTQATVPAASVEKNGSAIPPMPYGFAAVLQGAGPPLPSGGSPKQRAVSQDFSSAANSGESGRQSRARLHELAEREAASLPAAESRVARPVRPLAPSHERGPLLVRLPSPCTLVSGGSSASETFPAENISGERRAFPSVHTPGGPGCSGLAHVPSVSRAQSGGFPDTLAARGSVPRAGVEPRCFVPGADAVSAWNGSSGEARSLPQSVAGAAACAVQTAAPPGIPRPAPQVYIRAGGGPVSPYPGQSGNAGHILPPTDYAGKRVFQAERQVAPAAVEPASGRQGRRAPTADETVRREQQRSKGSAKHFAASE